A stretch of the Pseudalkalibacillus hwajinpoensis genome encodes the following:
- a CDS encoding DUF2515 family protein: MENVPKTITKAIEKWNIDNISRTVFYQEFFNRNPEIKWSFLAAMVSRNAGWSMTDLQGEWFPKAIKEEQLIKLFLAYERANWIIFADAAPQLLLYELGKKANTSFFHFGRDLGISCFMLEEWKTFLELGDQDRLMTALIINEQHVIEGPLMEHHLYAKKVFHSLLFTVQDWFHFSTVLFPTVRGELFGLSVSGFRHTRNRIKLGKSLAKLLFHPNYFSAFYHFAMKVAPTGSRYDYERFMGKRREGPMLRQVYPIIPHHQQDKKDWFRGQLLVKKMMKVESELPDKVLISDWYERKRSQIRIAMEVENLLIQKSRK, from the coding sequence GTGGAGAACGTCCCTAAAACAATCACAAAAGCGATAGAAAAATGGAACATTGACAATATTTCACGTACCGTATTTTATCAGGAATTTTTCAATCGGAATCCAGAAATAAAATGGTCGTTCCTCGCCGCAATGGTTTCTAGAAATGCCGGTTGGAGTATGACTGACTTACAAGGAGAATGGTTTCCTAAGGCAATCAAGGAAGAGCAATTAATAAAGTTATTCCTCGCATATGAACGAGCAAATTGGATCATATTTGCAGATGCAGCCCCACAGCTATTGCTCTATGAGCTAGGAAAGAAAGCAAACACTTCCTTCTTTCATTTTGGTAGAGATCTTGGAATATCATGCTTTATGTTAGAAGAATGGAAAACTTTTCTTGAGTTGGGTGATCAGGATCGTTTAATGACGGCGTTAATTATTAATGAGCAGCACGTGATTGAAGGACCGCTTATGGAACATCATTTATATGCTAAGAAGGTATTTCATTCATTGCTATTCACCGTTCAAGATTGGTTCCATTTTAGCACAGTTCTTTTTCCGACAGTGAGGGGAGAGCTATTTGGTTTATCAGTTAGTGGTTTTCGTCATACGCGTAACCGAATTAAGCTAGGAAAAAGCTTAGCTAAGCTCCTCTTTCATCCTAATTATTTTAGTGCATTTTATCATTTTGCAATGAAAGTTGCTCCAACGGGATCACGCTACGATTATGAAAGGTTCATGGGGAAAAGAAGAGAGGGACCAATGTTAAGACAGGTTTATCCAATTATTCCTCATCATCAACAGGATAAGAAAGATTGGTTTAGAGGTCAATTACTAGTAAAAAAAATGATGAAAGTTGAATCGGAATTACCAGATAAAGTTCTCATTTCAGATTGGTATGAAAGAAAGAGAAGTCAGATCAGAATTGCGATGGAAGTGGAAAATCTGCTCATACAAAAAAGCAGGAAATAG